One Palaemon carinicauda isolate YSFRI2023 chromosome 5, ASM3689809v2, whole genome shotgun sequence DNA window includes the following coding sequences:
- the LOC137641193 gene encoding uncharacterized protein, with amino-acid sequence MVDLGILPTRKQLIQLRMCLSLETQRILDHTLNVPPDTDRSREGESFSKFYVRLKHVAEEINVCPGQCAVCEETQLKMNIIMEVRDEELTQKLIALDTSASLATMVNECRSYEATRTATTAIRAPPSKLCAVSSYKKTKGHDSKGATSFPNCNRDTSCLSCTKKYSSAEKCPAADSICGNCAGKGHWMKTSKCPANKATCRHCGRVGHYDRCCRQQMNAKQGGPPKATPPSSRPSNCRKVEALSTLTCPSPVVVSLDLTYKGETSKIMMLPDTGADVSVMGPQHLELLQITRNKLQRSATSVTLTADGSQMTPALGTLKATLSLANRSCHAMIQVHEGIQMLLLSYAHCKELAIIPPDFPRPILQFVHVNRCKELPLHANSTPAEAREHFLRIFPDVLVSKEDLKAAPVRAMAGPSMKIHLKEDAVPFAIHTPRQIPYAFREPGKIELDSMVQQGIIKPRGDEPSEWCLCRPKAAVRTVDPTAKFFTTADTLHSYWQMELAEEDRHLTTFITPYGRFQHCRGPKGFAATGDAYCYRGDLSLQGMKKCVKVVDDILIFDDDLLSHYHRIHELLTCCRKNGITLNRDKFVVAETRVNFCGFTLSEEGIAADPG; translated from the exons CAGAGGAAATCAACGTCTGTCCTGGCCAGTGTGCAGTTTGTGAGGAAACTCAGCTTAAGATGAACATCATAATGGAAGTCAGAGACGAGGAGCTCACACAAAAACTTATTGCCCTGGACACCTCAGCTTCATTGGCCACCATGGTCAATGAATGTCGCTCCTATGAGGCCACAAGGACAGCCACCACCGCTATACGTGCCCCTCCTTCTAAATTGTGTGCTGTCTCCTCTTACAAAAAAACCAAAGGTCATGACAGCAAAGGTGCTACTTCTTTCCCAAACTGTAACAGGgacacttcttgcctttcctgcacAAAAAAGTACAGCTCTGCAGAAAAGTGTCCAGCTGCTGATAGCATATGTGGAAACTGTGCCGGCAAGGGACACTGGATGAAGACTTCGAAGTGTCCTGCCAACAAGGCCACGTGTAGACACTGTGGCCGAGTGGGTCACTACGACAGATGTTGCCGACAGCAGATGAATGCCAAGCAGGGCGGCCCACCCAAAGCCACGCCCCCCTCCAGCAGGCCTTCGAATTGTCGCAAGGTTGAGGCCCTTTCCACATTAACTTGCCCTTCACCGGTTGTCGTATCCCTCGACCTCACCTATAAGGGTGAGACATCCAAGATTATGATGCTGCCAGACACAGGAGCTGACGTTTCAGTGATGGGTCCTCAGCACTTGGAACTGCTGCAAATCACCAGGAATAAGCTACAACGTTCTGCCACCTCAGTGACACTCACAGCAGATGGATCACAGATGACACCAGCTTTAGGTACCCTTAAGGCCACACTGTCTTTGGCCAACCGATCCTGTCATGCCATGATCCAAGTCCATGAAGGTATCCAGATGCTACTCCTGTCCTATGCACACTGCAAGGAGTTGGCCATCATACCGCCAGACTTTCCACGGCCCATCCTACAGTTCGTCCACGTGAACCGATGTAAGGAGCTACCCCTCCATGCCAACTCGACCCCTGCTGAAGCTCGAGAACATTTCCTTAGAATCTTTCCTGATGTGCTTgtgtctaaggaggaccttaaagcagctcCAGTGAGGGCGATGGCAGGACCTTCAATGAAAATTCACCTTAAAGAGGACGCTGTTCCATTCGCCATTCACACCCCACGGCAGATCCCCTATGCTTTCCGCGAACCTggcaagatagaactagattctATGGTCCAGCAGGGTATCATTAAGCCTCGTGGAGACGAGCCTTCGGAATGGTGCCTTTGTCGTCCCAAAG CTGCTGTCCGTACCGTCGATCCCACAgccaaattcttcaccactgcGGACACTCTACACAGTTACTGGCAGATGGAGCTAGCGGAGGAGGACCGTCATCTCACCACTTTTATTACTCCTTATGGACGCTTCCAGCATTGCCGAGGACCTAAGGGCTTCGCTGCCACCGGCGACGCCTACTGTTACCGCGGCGACCtatctctccagggtatgaagaaatgtgtcaaggttgtCGATGACATTCTCATCTTTGACGACGACTTACTGTCACATTACCACAGGATCCATGAATTACTCACTTGCTGTCGCAAAAACGGCATCACTCTCAACAGAGATAAGTTTGTAGTAGCGGAGACCCGGGTAAATTTCTGTGGATTCACCCTTTCCGAAGAAGGAATAGCTGCCGATCCAGGATGA